One window of the Trifolium pratense cultivar HEN17-A07 linkage group LG2, ARS_RC_1.1, whole genome shotgun sequence genome contains the following:
- the LOC123909383 gene encoding chalcone synthase-like: MTYLEKIRESQRANGPATILAIGTATPSNCIYQSDFTDYYFRVTKSEHMTQLKAKLNRICEKSMIKKRYIHLTEEILEENPNISAYEEPSLNARQDMLVKEVPKLGEQAASKAIAEWGRPKSEITHLIFCSTSGVDMPGADYQLIKLLNLDPSIKRFMLYHQGCFAGGTVLRLAKDLAENNIGARVLVVCSEITVVTFRGPNENHLDSLVGQALFGDGASSVIVGSDPDTTIERPLFHIVSASATVLPNSEGAIEGHLREVGLTFHLKDNVPNLIGENIEKSLEETFHPLGISDWNSLFWIAHPGGPAILKKIEKTVGLNSEKLNATKHVLSEYGNMSSACVLFILDEMRRRSMEEGKLTTGDGLKWGVLFGFGPGLTMETIALHSVNIDHHN, translated from the exons ATGACATACTTGGAGAAAATAAGAGAGTCCCAAAGAGCCAATGGACCAGCCACCATACTAGCAATTGGTACAGCAACTCCATCCAATTGCATTTACCAATCTGATTTTACTGATTATTACTTCCGAGTTACCAAAAGTGAACACATGACTCAACTCAAGGCCAAACTGAACCGTATAT GTGAGAAATCAATGATAAAGAAACGTTACATACACCTCACAGAGGAAATTCTTGAAGAAAATCCCAACATATCCGCTTATGAAGAACCATCGCTCAATGCACGCCAAGACATGTTAGTTAAAGAAGTACCAAAGTTAGGCGAACAAGCAGCATCAAAAGCAATAGCCGAATGGGGAAGACCAAAATCAGAGATAACTCATCTCATATTTTGTTCAACTTCTGGTGTTGACATGCCCGGTGCTGATTATCAACTCATCAAACTCTTAAATCTAGACCCATCCATAAAAAGGTTCATGTTATATCATCAAGGTTGTTTCGCTGGTGGAACCGTTCTTCGTCTTGCTAAAGATCTCGCTGAGAATAACATTGGTGCACGTGTCCTCGTTGTGTGCTCTGAAATAACCGTCGTTACTTTTCGTGGGCCCAATGAAAATCACTTGGATTCCTTAGTTGGACAAGCACTCTTTGGTGATGGTGCTTCGTCTGTGATTGTTGGATCAGATCCTGATACAACAATCGAACGACCATTATTTCATATCGTTTCAGCTTCAGCAACGGTTTTACCAAACTCtgaag GTGCTATTGAAGGACACTTGCGCGAAGTGGGTCTAACTTTTCATCTGAAAGACAATGTTCCAAATTTGATTGGTGAAAACATCGAGAAGAGTCTAGAAGAAACTTTTCATCCATTAGGGATTAGTGATTGGAATTCATTGTTTTGGATAGCACACCCTGGAGGTCCTGCAATATTGAAGAAGATTGAAAAAACGGTTGGGCTGAATTCAGAAAAACTAAATGCAACTAAACATGTTTTGAGTGAATATGGAAATATGTCAAGTGCATGTGTGCTATTTATCTTGGATGAAATGAGGAGAAGGTCTATGGAAGAAGGGAAATTAACTACTGGTGATGGATTGAAATGGGGtgttttgtttggatttggTCCTGGCTTGACTATGGAAACCATTGCTTTGCATAGTGTCAACATAGATCACCACAACTAG